Within the Nicotiana tabacum cultivar K326 chromosome 11, ASM71507v2, whole genome shotgun sequence genome, the region TGGAATAGGTACGATTTAGTTTTCGGtattttttaaatctttttctGTTACACTATTCTAGATATATAAAATAATGTCTCATGAAATGTTGCACATACAGATTGTTCAGTAACTACCATACATGGATTAACTGTAGTTTTTACATCGCATTAGTGAAGAAGTACTGAATGTCATGTACGCAAGTGGTTTGAAATCGTCTTTGTTTCTTCTTATGAAAACTTGGATGCATTTAACACTTATTAATCCTTTTTGTGTTAAATTTAAAACCTTAATTTTCAAATTTGGTATCTGTCATCACAATTTGGCTTTGATTGGTGTTTGAAAGGTTTTTCCGAATTTGTCGTTTTTAGCAAGGGattctgtattttattttaatatatagtGAAGTTTGTGAAGgataagaaaatgaaaaaatacgAGCTTGTGAAAGATATCGGGTCAGGAAATTTTGGTATGGGGCTTATGAGGAACAAGGAGACCAAAGAGCTTGTGGCTATGAAATACATTGAGAGAGGACACAAGGTTTGCATTATTATTGTCATCAAATCAATTAATTGACCTAAGCGTCCCCCAGTTGATATAAATTTCTTATGCTGATTgtcttattattattgttgttgcacATTTTCCTAATTATCAGTTAAACATGTATGCAATTAGCAATATCATGTAATGTTCTATGAAGTTGAGATGTCACCTTTTATTGTAGATTGATGAGAATGTAGCAAGGGATATCATTAATCATAAATCACTTCGACATCCAAACATAATTCGCTTCAAGGAGGCAAGTTTGTgtgcttatattttattattctgCAACGTCGTATTGATAATATTGGTTTGTTTTGAAAACGGCAAGAAAAGCTATGGAATAGTTGGCCTAATTGTTGTGCATTTGTTTTGTGAGATACATGTGTTAGTGACACCCACTTATCTTGCCATTGTTATGAAATATATAACTGGTGGATAACTGTTTGAGCGCATTTGCAATGCAGGAAGGTTTAGCGAAGATGAggtatattttaaacttttaattttgttAATAATCAGTCTCACGTAGACTACCATATAGAAGGATTCTGAAGAATAAAGAAATGGTAATGGTGTCTGTGATTTTAAAAGGTTACATTTCTGTGATTTTAAGAGCCTTGGTTTACTATCTTTAATGCTTCTCTCATCTGGTTTCTTGCTGCTAGCATTTTGGGCCAGGTACTTTTTCCAGCAGCTTATTTAAGAAATCCACTACTGTCACAACATGGTGAGAAACTTACAAgaatttatcaaaaaaaaaaagaactttctTTATGTGTGAACATACGAGCAGAAATTTAGATACATCTTAGGCCTGGACTTGTgtataagttttattccaaatgCCATCTTTTTAGTTTAAAGGAGCTTATTCTTCTTCAAACTTCCATTGCCTCTGCAGCAAATATGCCATAGAGATTTGAAACTGAAGAATACCCATCTAGATGGAAGTCCAGCTCCACGCTTGAAGATATATGATTTTGAATACTCAAAGGTTAATGACGTTCTGGTGATTTATATATATAGACTTATTATCCCCCTAAGAAAGGCTCATAGTTTTCGTCCTACAATTGCAGTCGTCCCTGTTGCATTTGAGGCCAAAATCAACTATTGGGACTCCAACTTATATTGCTCCGGAGGTCCTATCTAGAAGAGAATATAATCGCAAGGTATCTGTGTAATTACTTATGTGTTCTTTTATATTTAGTGGAGGGGCATTAACTAATTAATGGATTACTTAGTTGATTAGATTAATGTCTTAGAATAAAATATGACCAAGGTTGCATTTCTTACGAATGTTGTCCTCATGCTATTTACAAGATATTCCTTTCTGACTTGAATGTATGAATATCAGTGCCTTTATatatattcataaaataatacCATTTGTAACTTTTGTGTGTACCGCACTTTctaaataatattttcttataaaaattGCGTTTAATATTTCTGCGCAACGCGCGGACACAGATActaatatgaaaaatataaatagcCCCCAACTCCAAATCCCTCGTTGTCTCTCTCTCAGTTGAATTTCAAAGTAACATTGCGCCTTTCATCGTTACCGTTCTTTCCATTACCTACTGGCCACTTCCACTTCTCCTTGGTTGCCACCTCTCTTGCCATCAACACTCAACCATCACCatcgtattttttttttaaaattttaatctttgtgttgtaacttgtacatataAAATTAGTTTGGTTATGTGAAATTTCTTTACCAACAACAAAaatccagtaaaatcccacaagtggggtgtGCGAAGGACAGTGTGTAGtcgaccttacccctaccctaaggATAGAAAGATTGTCGCCGATAAACCCTCGACACAAAAAGTCTGTGCAATTTTTTTAATTAGGAGAAATTCTCAGTACTTAATTCGATGGTAATTCTCagtaaaatctgaaaaatataaaTAGCACCAAATTCCCAAACCCCTTGTTGCCTCTCTCTCAGTTGAATACCAAAGTCACGTTGCACCTCCCATAGCCATTTGCCCGCCTGTGTTGTTTCCATTACCCATTGGCCACTTCCGTTTCTCGTTGGTTACAACCACTCTTGCCGTTAACACTCAGTCGTCACCATCAAATTCTCAGTACTTAGTGGGCGTTTGTACATAAGAATTGTAAGATTCCAAaaaaacttaatttttttttcaagtgaaaatgatatttaaaaattagagttgtgtttgaacGTGAATATAATtgtgggttgtttttgaagttttgtgagtgatctcagtggaaattttgaaaaacagttttttggaatttttaaaatttttgaaaaatttcaaaattcatcttgaagtgaaaattaaaatttttatggtcaaacactgattttgaaaaaagtagtttttttttaaaagtgaaaaaattcatatatccaaacgggctcttaatttGATGGTAATTCTCAGTATCTGAAAATATAAATAGCCCCAGCCCCCAAACTACTTGTTGTCTCTCTCTCAGTTGAATTTCAAAGTCACATTGCGCCTACCACAACCATTTTCCCATCTGCGTTGTTGTTTCCATTACCTACTGGCCACTTTCGCTTCTCGTTGGTTGCAACCACTCTTGCCGTTAACACTCAACCGTCAGCATTAGATGTTTCTTTGACTTTAATTTTTATGTTGTACATATGAAATTAGTTTGGTTCTGTGCAACTTTTTCAATTAAGAAAAATTCTCAGTACTTAATTTGATggtaattcttagtaaaatatgaaaaatataaatagcCCCCAACTCCCAAACCCTTTCATAACCATCTGCCCATCTGCGTTGTTGTTTCCATACCCACTGGCCACTTCCGCTTCTCCTTGGTGGCCACCTCACTTACCGCCAACACTCGACCGACACTATCACCTTTATCTTTGATTTTAATCTTTGTGTTGTACATATAGAATTAGTTTTTTTCTATACACTTTCTTCAATTAGGAAAAATTCTCAATACTTAATTTGATAGTAATTCTCagtaaaatctgaaaaatataaaTAGCCCCCAACTCCCAAACCCCTCGCTGCCTCTCTCTCAGTTGAGTTTCGAAGTCACATTGCGCGTTCCATAGCCATCTGCCTGTATGCATTGTTGTTTCCATTATCCATCAGCCACTTTCGCTTTGCGTTGGTTTTCATCTCTATTGCCGTCAACACTCAACCATCATTatcagatttttctttgatttttatctTTGTGTTGTACATATAAAATTAATTCGGCTCTGTGCAATTTCTTCAATTAAGAAAAATTCTCAAAACTTAATTTGATAGTAATTCTCAGTAAAATCTGAAAAACATAAATAGCCCCCAATTCCCAAACCCCTCTCTCTCAGTTGAATTTTAAAGTCACATTGCACCTTCCAAAAGGATGAATAGAACGCGCCTCAAAATCAAACCTAGGGCAAAATCCTAATTCTCATAATCAACCTTCTTACTATGAATCCAATCGGCAACGTGCAATCAAGAAATCAACAGGGAATGCAGACTACAACTCACCAACCCTACTGTCGACGGATTCCTCAACAAGTCAAGTTATTTGACTGCGCTGGATGGTTTCTCGAGTGGAGGAGGAAGGAGAGGCATGCGACTGGAGCACAAGCCTTATGAACTTGTGGAAGGAAAAACGAGAGTAGTATTCTCAAAGGAGGAGGATGATGTAAAGGAGCTTCTTAGCAATTGTACAACTGTCGCTTAGTTGTCATTAGGTGTTAACTCTAGTTAAGTTAATTAACTAGTATAGTTGGTCTATTAGTAGTTGCTTAGTATAGAATGTACAATAATTTTGGACATTGGTTGGTTAGCACAGTAATAACAGAAATACTCTTCTGTAATTTTCTCTCTCTACGTTTCTTCATTgcgtctttcttcttcttcttcttcaaattctccAGATTTGCGAGaattaacatggtatcagagcaataatTGTGTGAATGTAGGGGTTTTCATTATCAATTCAGCTGAAAATCGAGAGATTCACTGAAAATCCGTTTGCAAATTTGTGCCCTAATTTTTCAATGGCAGGAGATACAATCGAAGAACAAGATGTTGAAGAACACTCGACCATGCAGGAATCGATTGTGATTGATCGCAATCATCCTTTATACTTGCATCCTTCTGATGGACCGAACTCGTTATCGTTGGGATTTCAGTTGATCGAAATGGAAAACTACACAATTTGGAGCCAAGCTATGGAAGTTTCCTTGCTAACACGAAACAAATTGGGTTTTGTGGATGGTTCGATCGCCAGAGACACCTTTGGAACTAGGTTCAACCATTTGTGGGATCGTTGCAATGCGATTGTCAAATCGTGGCTGATGCACAATGTAAGTCGTGATTTACTAAGTGGCGTTCTGTTTCGCTTAAGTGCTCGAGCAATCTGGGAAGATCTCCGCGAAAGGTTTGATAAAGTGAATTCCTCACGAATGTATTATCTTCATAAAGAAATTTTTACTCTAACTCAGGGAATATCATCATTATCGGCGTATTATTCAAAGTttaaagatttatgggatgaatATGACTCAATTATTCCAGCTCCTCCTTGTGActgtgaaaaatcaaaaaaatatcttGCACATCTGCAGTATCAACGTCTTTGGCAGTTTTTGATGGGCTTGAATGATGGTTATAGTCAAGCTCGAAGCCAAATATTAATGAAGAATAAAGCACCTTCTGTGAATCAGGCCTATGCCATGATTTTGCAAGATGAAAGCCAGAGAATCGTTGGTGGTAGTCATACTGTTCCTATTGAGTCTATGGAACCAACAACCTTGTTCACTTCAAGGAATAACACTCAAAAGCAGCGAAGAAATTATAATGTCGAATGTGATTTCTGTCACATAAAAGGACACACTTGAGAAGGTTGCTACAAGCTTATTAAATATGACTATTGTAACATGAAAGGCCATCTCAAGGAGAATTGCTATAAGATCGTATGTTATTCGGCTGATTTTAAATCAAAGAAGAAAGGGGCTTTCGTCAGTGGTCATTTGGCTAAGACAGAAGTACAGTCAATACAACAACTAACAATGCCACAACCTCCTGCATTTACACCTGATCAGTATAATCAGATTTTGCAAATACTAAATAACAACAGGTCATCCTTCTCAGAATCTAGTGCTCACATGGCAGGTACATCTTTTCCTAGCGCACATATGACAGGTACTTCCTGTTCTATTCCCACAAAGGAATCTAGTTGGATAGTGGATACTGGTGCTACTAATCACATGATTAGCAATAACCAGTTGTTGTTAAATGGTATTGAAATAGGAAGTTCAGGACAGGTTCAAATGCCAACGGGAGAGACTGCTAAAATTACTCATGTTGGGGATTGTGAAATGCCTGGAGGTGAACTACTTAAGGATGTATTATGTGTGCCCAATTTTAAATTTAACCTTTTGTCAGTTTCAAAAGTGGCAAAGGATTTGAATTGTTGTGCATCATTTTATCCAGACTTCTTTGTATTTCAGGAACTCTTCAATGGGAGGCTGAAGGCGATTGGTAGAGAACATGATGGGCTATATGTGTTGAAGACAAGGTCCAGGAATGATTTTCATACTCATAGCAAATCTATGGCAGTAAAAAATATTACAGACTCAGAGATTTGGCATAAACGACTAGGACATGTTCCTATGGTTGTTCTAAGGAAGATTTTGTTTTTCAGAACAAGCTTAAATTCACTTTGAACAATTGTAATGTGTGTCCACTAGCTAGACAAACTACGATTGCTTTTCCTACACATACTAGCAGATCTACTGAACCTTTTCAATTGCTGCATATGGATGTCTGGGGTCCTTATAATATTGCTACTTATGATGGTATACAGTATTTTCTTACTATTGTAGATGACTGTTCTAGGTGGACTTGGACTTTTATGATGAGAGTTAAATCAGATGTTTCTTGTCTGTTGAAATTATTCATTGTCATGGTCCTGAATCAGTTTGGAAAGCATATCAAAGTAGTTAGGTATGATAATGGTGCAGAGTTTTTCAACTCTACTTGTGGAGATCTGTTTAACACCTATGGGATTATACACCAAAGGTCATGTCCATACATACCTCAGCAAAATGGAGTGGTCAAACGAAAGCACAGACATATCCTTGAGATAGCTAGGGCCATCAAATTCCAGGGAGGCTTGCCCTCAAGATTTTGGGGCTGTTGTATTGAAGCAGTAGTGTATATCATCAATAGAGTTCCCTTGTCCGTCTTAAACAACAAATCTGCTTTTGAGGTTCTATATAATCATACACCATCTCTATCACAGCTGAGAGTGATAGGATGCTTGGGTTATGCCTCCATTCTGCCCAAATAGGATAAATTTAGTCCCAGGGCCATTAAGCCAGTCCTACTTGGCTATGGTGTTTTTCAAAAGGACTATAAACTCTATGATCTTCAGACACACAAGGTATTCATTAGCAGAGATGTTGTCTTCAATGAGTCCATTTTCCCATTCAAGACTACACAAGGCAACATTGAGATGTCCTTCCCTGAGGCAGTTGATGCTTACCCATTATCTACAGATAATCCAACCATTCATGTTCATCCTGATCCAGTTGCTCCAAATTTACATGATGACACTAGTCAGCTGTCCACAAAAGCCACAAAGTCTCTTCATTCCTCTAATATTGAGGCAATACTTCCTGATACAGTTTCTACTTCCCAATTATCTTCACAAGAGGTAGCACAAGCACCACCTACAGAACTTCACAAATCTACTAGAATTTCCAAACCTCCCATCTGGATGAAAGACTTTGTTATTTCTGCAAGTCTCAGGCTGCCCAGACTTGCTCTCATCCTATCTCTGCTGTCATTTCTTATGATTCACTTTCCCCTATTTACCAAAGTTTTCTTACCAGATTTTCAGCAGAAGTTGAACCCACGACTTATGCTCAAGCAACTAAGGATCCTCGTTGGGTTGAGGCTATGCAACTTGAAATCAAGGCTTTAGAGGACAATAATACCTGGAAAATGGTTCCCTTACCAGAAGGAAAAAAGGCCATCGGATGCAAGTGGGtatataaaatcaaatacaaggctACTGAGGAAATTGAAAGGTTCAAGACTCGATTAGTCGCAAAGGTTACAGCCAGCAGGAGGGTCTTGATTACCAAGAGACATTCTCACCTGTTGTTAAATGATGACTATACGAGCTATTATTTCTATAGCTGCTGTCAAGCATTGGACTATCCATTAGATGGATGTCTACAATGCTTTCTTGTAAGGGGATCTTCAcgaggaggtatatatgagctTGCCATAAGGATTCAAGTCCTCTGCGGGGAAGCAAACTGCATGTCGACTTCTTAAATCTCTATATGGCCTTAAACAGGCTTCACGACAATGGAATTTGAAGCTTACCACTGCCTTGCTCTCTTTTGGGTTCATTTAAAGCCATTTATATTATTCTCTTTTTACCAGAAGGTCGTGTGGGAAGACTGTTGTGATTTTAGCCTATGTCGATGATCTCCTCATCACAGGTGATGATTTGAGTTTGATTACAGAAACCAAAGACAAGCTGCAGCAGAGTTTCAAAATCAAAGATCTAGGGGAACTCAGGTACTTTCTTGGCATTGAATTTGCTCGGAGTAAAGAGGGTATCCTTAAGCACCAAAGGAAATACGCCTTAGAGATCATCTCCGATATGAGACTAGCTGAAGCTAAATGTGTGGGTGCTCCTTTAGAACTTAGTCACAAGCTCACGTCGTCTGAATTTGACAAACATGTTggtgattgtcacacctcctttttgcgcgcccctccccgaagggttaaatgcgcgaggggagtttttccaatttaagtgacaatattcgaaatgagattatttatttaattcagagtcgccacttgggaaaggttgggtttttggtgtcccaagtcaccggtttatcttgaatcccaactCGAGGAAATTTtctacttttccaaatgaagtctgcgaaccagaaattctaagtaaggaattctattgacccgagggaaggtgttaggcaccctcgaatcccgtggttctagcacggtcgcttaaattgttataatggctaaatatctgatttaaatacatgttatgacttacgtgctttttattaagtttaaaccgcttttattattatcattttttttatttttatagaattgcaacgtcgtggaaatgcatctcgaaccacgtcacaatcaatgcacccgtggtcgtcgacacattttgactccgttgagatttggattaaggtcacatcaatgtgcacccgagtttaagactgtaatttaattaagccgcgcctaaggAGTCTAACGCGTTGTAatttttgtagaaggccatgaaattcactaaaacggcctgtcctgaattctaaatatttattatggttatttattgagggccccacaattttgcatttttatttggcgaggctcgtctctattttagaaaggatatcctaaagtggctacatttctaatgcgtttgtctctaaaactagaagaaaaaggtacatgctaatttaattatatgcttgggcccaatccggattcttatcaatttctgattaaatatttacaaagtggagaaAACATTATACTTCAtggaaaaatgctttaatttgacaaagaaatCACATACGAGCTGACGAAGTACAATACTTAACCCGAACAAACATCCTTAagtcgaatttaaattaaattgctTAAAAAAGATTAATGGAATTCCTTACCAAAGGATGCTACCTATGGTGTAAAAAAAAGCTTATCTTAAACATGCCTAATAAAATTGCAACCCAAGAATCTAAAAACTGTATTGTATTTTTTGCGAGATTAAAAGGAACCGTCCAACCTATATATTCGAAACATGCTGAAGAACGAATTTGAATTAACAACTATACTAATGGTTGCATATTCCATGAATTGTAGTTACATCCTATATACCATTAAATCAATTGCATATTGTGGTTTAAAATCAGCATAAGCTTCAATCAgatacaaacttactaatgtacttctctattgaactacaaactaaaatttacacgatttaacaacatttatgaaaaAGGCAGTCAGTAAACAGCGgatgattataactccttcagatctttcaattcatgcTTTTCAATGTTACAATCAGCTACACTAATGTgagactcgaaatgtgtacctggaaatactgaaaatgcaaaggagaagaggaagaagatagggaaatcagcagcagcaaaaacagaatagtagcagcagcaacaaacgAAACAATTGGGGTAGAATCAAGATCCCAGCTAGACCAAGTCCTAGAGTAAACCAACAAACAACCAGCAGACTCAGTTGGATTTAGAAGAAATCAGTACTGAACAAACAGGTCAAGACCAGTGAAATCAAGACAGCAAAgaagaatgcaatttctagttttgtctgtctgtgttatcaaacagagttcttttccagttttctgtttttcagaactTCAGCTCTCAATCTCCAAACTAAGTTTTCTGTGTGTATTCTATTTGtctctgtctgtgtgtgtgtatttatGTCTATCTTAAGGTCTGTGTGCCTGtctatgtatatatgtgtatatctTCAGATCCCCTTAAACTGATGGAAGTCCTTCTCTTTTATAAGCCCAAAATCAATCCTTTAATAGCCTGTTTAGACAAttagaacacccctcccatgtgctctccTATTTTCAGGTTCCACTTGGctaattaagtataaacaaaccccatgatattccctggcagactcacttttgagtaatgtttattatttctgaaactagaGTAGTGTATGGGCAACAGAATGTAGTCTGacaacatatgctgtcaaactgTTTAATTCAAAAAGCCTTTATGCAGGACACAggttgtgcacaaatgcacatgtggtgcacaagtgcacatgccccccAATTTCAGAACTGTAACTAAACAAAACATTCATTTTACATTTCTTATTCAAATTAACAATTGTAAGCAACTAAACTCAGTTTCTAATAGATTCAGGCAATGCTTGGTAGAAGCaagtcaatttgttattgttcagacaactgaaactaattgaaaacacatgtcgactcgactatattaatcataatatgtacaatcgtagccaaaaatcagaaatccaagagtatcacacaaggggttcagattgcaatgtTAATACAGAATGGCCCTGGGAACTAATTGAATGAACCAATTCAAATTCATTTGATTGTACAGCTtacacatacacattatcagtgaatagaagagggacttaatcAAACATgtaggttcaggcaaagtggacaggacacagttgataaaattcatggacacaaatcaaacaaaacatgaacagacctttaatcAGCACATGGACTAAAAATAACGGAAAGAGGAAAACAAAAACTCACCATAAATCCCGAAGAATCAAAAGTCTTGGCTTGGATTCGAACAGGCCCTTCTTGGGGTTGAaaggactttaatcgaagtgttctcacttagaacacttcgactaaaatCCATTAGACCCTAAATACCTTGGCTCGAACGGATAcagaccagtgacgaggaaccctagggttccaaaaatcagatctgggattcatgcttccctggtcagattcggaccaaaccgagcatggtttggtcacgaggggggtctgagGACTGTCTAGTGTGAAGTTGAGGTCGATTGGTGTAaatcaggttccgactcgaatcttcaaatgaagattcgagaaggtgggaggggattcgaagtgtgtggttggtggatttgggttcaggacggtgaggagcatctatggtgttaagggtggggtcaccggcgtccatgccgccggctttcatggtgaaagtatacaggggcggctagggtttgaaggtcTGAGGTCTGGGGTGAAGATGACCTAAGGctgggggttcggataggggggcagggtaaaggttataggtttatatagttagtgaggggtTGATTCCTAGCCGTTGGATGGGGTGCGATGAAGGGTCAGGATCTCTTGGCTGGTGGGGGACAGTGTCGTTTCATCTTAAAGAGatttgggtcggtccgggtggaatgggtcgggttcatcaatgggttatggggaagtgatcttggccgttgatcaatctgagatcaacggcccagatcagaccaggttaaaacggtgtcgtttggaagctctgggtatcagctggtctggaccggggcagGCTCACGGTCTGGGCTTGATTTGGGCCTCGAATTTAAAATGAAAATGAGCCCAAACTGATTTTTAACCCAATTCTgcattctcttttattattattattttttatatatattttttattttatttttttgaaacaaaaatcaagtaaatcaaattaaaattaaatagacacttaatacaattatttgcacacacatattaaaatatttgaagcaggtaaaatcaaacaaaacaaaatcacggacaaagatgcctatttatgattttctatttaacaaccggattacggttcaaattacgcatgacacatacattttttgtattttgttttaataaaataaaatgggcaaaattataaataattaacaaagtgccatgtaaaatccaaaaattgtacagcaggaccatttgttattattttatttcttttggagcgattgtcacgtaaaacaaaaatcacgtgctcacagctgcccctctttgttcggaaacacgaatagttttcgtgcaaagataaagtgagcggatatgagcgatttttgcctatggactaactccgtgtgaagcatgtttttttgaaagatttgaccgaatctttgcttcgaagatttcctgcatatcctgggctaaacatgaatcaggtcaatgtagttcgggaaattttggcagctgggactaccatgggattgcaatgcttgccgttactgctgttgctgttgtcaccgttgctttactgaccgccttattacaaccaaaggaaaattgaaactgaactaaatacttatatgcatcaactgctagttacaagatccctatctatgattcttttgcgacatGATCTTGGGTCTCagctgattttgcttgtagacttcgatccgaatcttgatgcttccGAGTTGTAGGTGCTTGCTCACTCTGGGATACTCAGTGAGAcgtgactggcagagttcaggaccttaatcaaatgttggagtcgatccgcctttcatttactccgatatctcgggacatcttcttttttgtctttttcttctttgattctgagttgaaactcatctcgtgggtcatttcgatccgtgtggctcgaggttagacatgcgggagaaaacaaacaaacgaacgaaattttctgccccagtttcactaggaaaatttcgtgaattattcgccaggaagttcataaaattgatgaaagaggatatgcatgctcagttcagggtttaaaaccctaatgctgattaagaggaaaagttcagtttagggtttaaaaccctaatgctgactgcatggaaaagctcagtttagggtttaaaaccctaatgctggctaaatggaaaaagttcagtttagggtttaaaaccctaatgctgactaaaggaaaattcagtttagggtttaaaaccctaatgctgactgcatggaaaagctcagtttaaggtttaaaaccctaatactagctgaatggaaaaagttcagtttagggtttaaaaccctaatgctgactgaatggaaaaagttcagtttagggtttaaaaccctaatgctgactaattggaaaagctcagtttagggtttaaaaccctaatgctggctgaatggaaaagttcagtttagggtttaaaacgctaatgctggctgaatggaaaaaagttcagtttagggtttagaaccctaatgctgactaaagga harbors:
- the LOC142165758 gene encoding uncharacterized protein LOC142165758 gives rise to the protein MAGDTIEEQDVEEHSTMQESIVIDRNHPLYLHPSDGPNSLSLGFQLIEMENYTIWSQAMEVSLLTRNKLGFVDGSIARDTFGTRFNHLWDRCNAIVKSWLMHNVSRDLLSGVLFRLSARAIWEDLRERFDKVNSSRMYYLHKEIFTLTQGISSLSAYYSKFKDLWDEYDSIIPAPPCDCEKSKKYLAHLQYQRLWQFLMGLNDGYSQARSQILMKNKAPSVNQAYAMILQDESQRIVGGSHTVPIESMEPTTLFTSRNNTQKQRRNYNVECDFCHIKGHT